The following coding sequences lie in one Polyangiaceae bacterium genomic window:
- a CDS encoding serine/threonine-protein kinase, protein MVGRYAIFGELAAGGMASVHLGRLLGPAGFSRTVAIKRLHPMFAKDPEFLAMLLDEARLASRIQHPNVVSTLDVVVAPGEVLVVMEYVQGESLARLARACGKEGIALEVVSAIMTGALDGLQAAHMAKSASGEALEIVHRDISPQNILVGTDGVARVADFGVAKAARRVSHTDSGQIKGKISYMAPEQLTRDDVDGRADVFAAGAVLWELVTRKRLFVGTDPARVMHRVLYEPIPAPSEINPDVPSGLDEVVMGALQRDREQRFASAEAMALALERVIPPAPRRAVADWVERTASESLRQRGQLLEEVERQEATVTFDSATDLARAIGLEHTASTTSLLFDESEPESSRVRTLLASSAPTSLPALNPAQPNTPSRVGELVAKEPRQRAVVAGVVLGCICFAGVGIVVYSARGEPEAPPTLNRGGYMVAVPAARVTPPTPDSSAAEASASAPAPLTAVAPAVRPKVLPTPKLAHKPPAPAGNANCSPPYVLLPGGIKRFKSECLGK, encoded by the coding sequence ATGGTTGGCCGCTACGCGATTTTTGGAGAGCTCGCTGCAGGCGGGATGGCCTCGGTGCATTTGGGTCGACTACTGGGACCCGCGGGTTTCTCGCGGACCGTCGCCATCAAACGCTTGCACCCGATGTTCGCCAAGGACCCGGAATTCCTGGCAATGCTCTTGGACGAGGCGCGCCTGGCGTCGCGGATCCAGCATCCGAACGTCGTTTCCACACTGGACGTGGTGGTGGCGCCTGGCGAAGTGCTGGTCGTGATGGAGTACGTGCAGGGGGAGTCACTGGCCAGGCTAGCTCGCGCCTGCGGCAAGGAGGGGATTGCCCTGGAAGTCGTCAGCGCCATCATGACGGGTGCGCTCGATGGGCTTCAGGCTGCGCACATGGCGAAGTCCGCCTCGGGTGAAGCGTTGGAGATCGTGCATCGCGACATCTCGCCGCAGAACATCCTCGTCGGTACTGATGGGGTTGCGCGGGTGGCGGACTTCGGGGTGGCCAAAGCCGCGCGCCGCGTCTCCCACACAGATTCGGGCCAGATCAAAGGCAAGATCAGCTACATGGCGCCGGAGCAGCTCACTCGCGACGATGTCGATGGGCGAGCCGATGTGTTTGCGGCAGGCGCCGTGCTGTGGGAGTTGGTCACGCGCAAGCGTCTGTTCGTTGGCACCGACCCAGCGCGTGTCATGCACCGCGTCCTCTACGAGCCCATTCCGGCCCCGAGTGAGATCAACCCGGACGTACCTTCGGGGCTCGACGAAGTAGTGATGGGCGCACTGCAGCGAGACCGCGAGCAGCGGTTCGCGAGCGCAGAGGCTATGGCTCTGGCGTTGGAACGAGTCATCCCGCCTGCTCCGCGCAGGGCCGTCGCGGACTGGGTCGAACGGACCGCCTCGGAAAGCCTGCGCCAGAGAGGCCAGCTTTTGGAAGAAGTCGAGCGCCAGGAGGCGACTGTGACCTTCGACAGCGCCACCGATTTGGCTCGCGCGATCGGGCTGGAACACACCGCCAGCACGACGTCGCTGCTCTTCGACGAAAGCGAACCAGAGAGTTCGCGAGTCCGCACGCTGCTCGCTTCGTCTGCGCCAACGAGTCTCCCCGCGCTCAACCCCGCGCAGCCAAACACTCCTTCGCGTGTCGGGGAACTCGTGGCAAAGGAGCCGCGCCAGCGTGCCGTCGTGGCCGGCGTGGTCCTGGGATGCATCTGCTTTGCCGGCGTCGGCATCGTCGTCTACTCGGCTCGTGGTGAGCCCGAAGCGCCACCCACTCTCAATCGAGGCGGCTACATGGTTGCCGTTCCCGCCGCCCGGGTGACTCCGCCAACTCCCGACTCGAGCGCCGCCGAGGCGTCAGCGTCGGCTCCAGCCCCTCTCACAGCGGTAGCGCCTGCAGTCCGACCCAAAGTGCTCCCGACACCGAAGCTCGCGCACAAGCCGCCCGCGCCCGCTGGAAATGCAAATTGCAGTCCGCCCTACGTGCTTCTGCCTGGCGGGATCAAACGATTCAAAAGCGAGTGTTTGGGGAAATGA
- a CDS encoding M23 family metallopeptidase translates to MRKLAALAVMIATATACGSGPSDEPTARTTLRTQEAPFLSYPLDQFFMGVTCDYDCYYTQSGSPHAALDFTTGLGRQVVRAAAAGEMTVHGQVGGCGNMITIDVPNGYQIKYCHFSEYLRGSGPVRRGEAIGRSGATGYTDPPGYDHVHFQVIDPSGARVSPGCPPGAGGMCNDAPGRSLWLARQGTVLKANEPLAEALADFDADGCSDVLGRRTSDKTLRLYAGNCAAGYSKENEVIGQQWSDFEHLMAVDFSGDGCVDVVGRRKSDLSLRMYPGACDGHFAAENQQIGSSWGDFDWLGGGDFDGDGCADILGRRSSDRSLRLYSGNCASGYVKENVKIGHEWGDFEHLMVADFSGDGCDDVIGRRRSDRSLRLFAGNCAGGWLETNRKIGHEWGDFDQLLARDFDGDGCIDVIGRRASDRSLRLYAGSCTGGWLETNRPIGTAWGDFDALF, encoded by the coding sequence ATGAGGAAGTTGGCAGCACTGGCGGTGATGATCGCAACCGCGACGGCGTGTGGCAGCGGTCCCAGCGACGAACCAACCGCCCGCACGACTCTGCGTACTCAGGAGGCGCCGTTCCTCTCTTATCCTTTAGATCAATTCTTCATGGGAGTGACCTGTGACTACGACTGCTACTACACGCAGTCCGGTAGTCCGCACGCCGCCCTGGATTTCACGACGGGGCTGGGCCGCCAAGTCGTGCGCGCGGCCGCAGCGGGAGAGATGACCGTACACGGTCAGGTGGGCGGCTGTGGCAACATGATCACCATCGATGTCCCCAATGGCTACCAGATCAAGTATTGTCACTTCTCGGAGTATCTGCGTGGCAGCGGACCCGTGCGCCGGGGGGAGGCCATCGGCCGCAGTGGTGCGACGGGTTACACCGATCCTCCGGGCTACGATCATGTTCACTTCCAGGTGATCGATCCTTCCGGCGCGCGGGTGTCACCCGGATGTCCGCCGGGCGCGGGTGGAATGTGCAACGACGCTCCAGGTCGCTCTCTCTGGCTCGCCCGTCAAGGTACGGTGCTCAAAGCGAACGAGCCGTTGGCGGAGGCGCTGGCCGACTTCGACGCGGATGGCTGTAGCGATGTCCTGGGCCGTCGGACTAGCGACAAGACCCTGCGCTTGTACGCCGGAAACTGCGCGGCAGGGTACTCGAAGGAGAACGAGGTCATTGGACAGCAGTGGTCCGACTTCGAGCACTTGATGGCGGTTGACTTCTCGGGCGACGGCTGTGTCGACGTGGTCGGCCGCCGGAAGAGCGATCTGTCTCTGCGGATGTACCCAGGCGCGTGCGATGGGCACTTCGCGGCAGAAAACCAGCAGATCGGCAGCTCCTGGGGCGACTTCGACTGGCTCGGCGGAGGTGACTTCGACGGTGACGGTTGCGCCGACATCCTGGGCCGCCGGAGTAGCGACCGCAGCCTGCGCCTCTACTCCGGAAACTGCGCGTCAGGTTACGTGAAGGAGAACGTCAAGATCGGGCACGAGTGGGGAGACTTCGAGCACCTCATGGTTGCGGACTTCTCCGGTGACGGTTGCGACGACGTGATAGGTCGGCGCCGTAGCGACCGCAGTCTGCGCCTTTTCGCTGGCAACTGCGCCGGCGGTTGGCTGGAGACGAACCGCAAGATCGGACACGAGTGGGGCGACTTCGATCAGCTCTTGGCCCGAGACTTCGACGGTGATGGCTGCATCGATGTCATCGGTCGTCGGGCGAGTGATCGCAGTTTGCGGTTGTATGCCGGTAGCTGCACTGGCGGTTGGCTGGAAACGAACCGTCCGATCGGAACCGCTTGGGGCGACTTTGACGCACTGTTCTAG
- a CDS encoding YeeE/YedE thiosulfate transporter family protein — translation MKTLILNDLTPYHWAWGGAGVALVTLGLLWLTNRRLGISTGFENVCSLVVKAPYFTRSALVASNAWRLPLLIGLVLGGALSAVVGGGWHPTWSAGMMDEVFHPGPAAKVAIMFGGGLLVGFGTRLAGGCTSGHGIFGLSNFEKSGLVSTLSFMAAGIITSNLVYRVLGAH, via the coding sequence ATGAAGACCCTGATTCTCAACGACCTGACGCCCTACCACTGGGCATGGGGGGGCGCGGGGGTCGCACTCGTCACACTTGGATTGCTCTGGCTCACCAACCGAAGGCTCGGCATTTCGACGGGCTTCGAGAACGTATGCTCGTTGGTAGTGAAGGCTCCCTACTTCACGCGCAGCGCCCTGGTCGCGTCCAACGCCTGGCGCCTTCCGCTGCTAATCGGACTGGTGTTGGGTGGGGCGCTCTCCGCGGTGGTGGGGGGAGGGTGGCACCCGACGTGGAGCGCGGGAATGATGGATGAGGTCTTTCACCCGGGCCCCGCTGCGAAGGTCGCCATCATGTTCGGCGGCGGTTTGTTGGTGGGCTTTGGCACTCGGCTAGCTGGCGGTTGCACGAGCGGCCACGGCATCTTCGGACTGTCCAACTTCGAGAAGTCGGGACTGGTCAGCACCTTGAGCTTCATGGCGGCTGGCATCATCACCTCCAACCTCGTCTATCGCGTGCTGGGAGCTCACTGA
- a CDS encoding DUF6691 family protein, translating to MPLVYLLFGLVFGWTLSRSGAADYDLIQKMFLFEDFQLYGIMGTAVVLTAPGLWLAKRRGRVLSGAKVQLEEKPKHRGNIVGGALFGIGWAVTGMCPGPILVSIGEGKLYAIAAFAGTLVGAGVFGGVYSRIAGVMGLPPMARGTGDG from the coding sequence ATGCCGCTGGTGTACCTGCTCTTCGGTCTCGTGTTTGGCTGGACCCTGAGTCGCAGCGGCGCTGCCGACTACGACCTGATCCAGAAGATGTTCTTGTTCGAGGACTTCCAGCTCTACGGCATCATGGGCACTGCCGTCGTGCTCACCGCGCCCGGGCTCTGGCTCGCAAAGCGGCGAGGGCGCGTGCTGTCCGGAGCCAAGGTGCAGCTCGAAGAGAAACCGAAACATCGCGGCAACATCGTGGGGGGCGCGCTGTTCGGCATCGGCTGGGCCGTCACGGGCATGTGCCCGGGTCCCATCTTGGTCAGCATCGGCGAAGGCAAGCTCTACGCGATCGCGGCCTTCGCGGGAACGCTGGTGGGCGCGGGCGTGTTCGGCGGCGTGTACTCGCGCATCGCCGGTGTCATGGGACTGCCGCCCATGGCACGCGGCACCGGCGACGGCTGA
- a CDS encoding beta-propeller domain-containing protein gives MRKAVGILGGCVLVAGLSGAAGCGRSSMSKGALAAVNRHPAHASLRAFGSESELKRYLEHLKSEQKRRSEQYSQPGYAGAPPSQAPGEEPASAEAASTPASDSSSSKDSDGESVTNTQHAGVDEGGIVKTHGKHLVVLRRGRLFTVEVGNGELTPISTVDAFGPGINPSGTWYDEMLVSGNTVVVIGYSYERGGTEVGLFDINSGGRLSYRDTYHLRSNDYYSSRNYASRLIGDKLIFYSPLYVSLHGEDVFDSFPALRKWHSGAKDDEFRRIVSASQVYRPATPLESNGGVALHTVTVCDLGSRQMDCRATSVMGPPGRVFYVSPTSVYVWVSQWSQDGTAPRAHAYRMPLDGSAPSALKVSGAPVDQFSFLESDDGYLNVLVRSDSNGDGMWSAEVAQGDVALMRVPLRSFGTGADSAPRSAYRILPKPQGYTFQNRFVGSHLMYGTGSGWGSPETAKRGEVIAVRYAGGDVTAVPLRHGVDRIEVLGSHAVVVGTDGKDLHFTPVNMSARPRPEKSYVRANASQGELRSHGFFYKPSGRDSGMLGLPISEPGRPGYEHLFHDSASVLYLKNEGLKFSELGTLGARPEAAKDDNCKASCVDWYGNARPLFLQGRVFALLGYEIVEGRFVDGRIRESRRVSFAPVGPQLAR, from the coding sequence GTGAGAAAAGCCGTCGGAATTCTGGGTGGATGCGTGCTGGTCGCCGGGCTCTCGGGGGCCGCGGGCTGTGGGCGCAGCAGCATGAGCAAGGGCGCGTTGGCCGCGGTCAATCGTCATCCCGCGCACGCATCCCTGCGCGCCTTCGGTTCCGAGAGCGAGTTGAAGCGCTACCTCGAGCACCTGAAGAGCGAGCAGAAGCGACGCAGCGAGCAGTACTCGCAGCCGGGGTACGCTGGCGCACCGCCTTCCCAGGCGCCCGGCGAAGAGCCTGCATCCGCAGAAGCCGCCTCCACCCCGGCCTCCGACTCCAGTTCCAGCAAGGATTCTGACGGCGAATCCGTCACCAACACGCAGCATGCGGGAGTCGACGAAGGCGGTATCGTCAAGACCCACGGCAAGCATCTGGTGGTGTTGCGACGCGGTCGGCTGTTCACCGTCGAAGTGGGCAACGGCGAACTCACGCCCATCTCCACCGTGGACGCTTTCGGCCCTGGGATCAACCCGAGCGGCACCTGGTACGACGAGATGCTCGTGTCGGGCAACACCGTCGTCGTCATCGGCTACTCCTATGAGCGCGGGGGCACCGAGGTCGGGCTCTTCGACATCAACTCGGGTGGGCGCCTGAGCTATCGCGACACCTACCACTTGCGCTCCAACGACTACTACTCGTCGCGCAACTACGCGAGCCGTCTCATCGGCGACAAGTTGATCTTTTACTCACCCCTGTATGTGTCACTCCACGGCGAAGACGTCTTCGACTCCTTCCCGGCTTTGCGCAAGTGGCACTCGGGCGCCAAGGATGACGAGTTCCGCCGCATCGTTTCGGCTAGCCAGGTCTATCGCCCCGCGACGCCCTTGGAATCGAACGGCGGCGTGGCCTTGCACACGGTGACGGTGTGCGATCTGGGCTCTCGGCAGATGGACTGCCGCGCCACTTCCGTGATGGGACCTCCGGGACGCGTGTTCTACGTCTCGCCGACGTCGGTCTACGTTTGGGTCAGTCAGTGGAGTCAGGACGGCACGGCTCCACGCGCTCACGCCTATCGCATGCCCTTGGACGGATCGGCACCGTCCGCGTTGAAGGTCAGCGGTGCACCGGTCGACCAATTCTCGTTCTTGGAGAGCGACGACGGCTACCTGAACGTGTTGGTGCGCTCCGACTCGAATGGCGATGGCATGTGGAGCGCCGAGGTAGCTCAGGGTGACGTCGCCTTGATGCGCGTGCCCCTGCGCAGCTTTGGCACGGGCGCTGACTCCGCGCCGCGCTCGGCCTATCGCATCCTTCCCAAGCCCCAGGGCTACACCTTCCAAAACCGCTTCGTCGGCTCGCACTTGATGTACGGCACCGGCAGCGGCTGGGGCAGCCCCGAGACCGCCAAGCGTGGCGAGGTGATCGCGGTGCGCTACGCAGGCGGCGACGTGACTGCCGTTCCTTTGCGCCACGGCGTCGATCGCATCGAGGTGCTCGGCTCTCACGCAGTGGTCGTGGGCACGGATGGAAAAGACTTGCACTTCACCCCCGTCAATATGTCGGCCCGCCCACGCCCCGAAAAGAGTTACGTTCGCGCCAACGCCAGTCAGGGCGAGTTGCGCAGTCACGGCTTCTTCTACAAGCCGTCGGGTCGTGACTCGGGCATGCTGGGACTTCCCATCAGCGAGCCCGGTCGTCCCGGCTACGAGCACTTGTTCCACGACTCGGCGTCGGTGCTCTACCTGAAGAACGAAGGGCTGAAGTTCAGCGAACTCGGCACCCTCGGGGCCCGCCCGGAAGCAGCCAAGGACGACAACTGCAAGGCGAGCTGCGTCGACTGGTACGGCAATGCTCGCCCCTTGTTCCTGCAAGGTCGCGTGTTCGCGCTGCTGGGCTACGAGATCGTGGAGGGTCGCTTCGTAGACGGTCGCATTCGCGAGTCGCGTCGCGTGAGCTTCGCGCCCGTCGGTCCGCAGCTCGCGCGTTAG
- a CDS encoding polyprenol monophosphomannose synthase, protein MATDAPARGKKTLIVTPTYNERYNLPLFARATLEVAPEARLLVVDDASPDGTGAIAEELAAQDERISVMHRAGKLGLGTAYIDGFSRGLEQGFDYFVEMDTDLSHDPNYLPAFFEAFQGGADVVIGSRNVHGGGVEGWGLGRHVLSKGGSLYARSILGVSVRDLTSGYKGYTRRALNAIDLPSVHSNGYSFQIETTYRALHHGMRVAEVPIVFVDRRAGESKMSRRIFAEAVAMVWKLRWASLRGRL, encoded by the coding sequence ATGGCCACTGACGCGCCCGCCAGGGGCAAAAAGACGCTGATCGTCACGCCGACCTACAACGAGCGCTACAACCTTCCGCTGTTCGCGCGTGCAACGCTGGAGGTAGCGCCCGAAGCGCGGCTCCTGGTCGTGGACGATGCGTCCCCCGACGGCACCGGCGCGATCGCCGAAGAGCTGGCGGCGCAGGACGAGCGGATCAGCGTCATGCACCGTGCAGGCAAGCTCGGTCTGGGAACCGCGTACATCGACGGGTTCTCCCGCGGTCTAGAGCAGGGCTTCGACTACTTCGTGGAGATGGACACGGATCTCTCCCACGATCCCAACTATCTGCCGGCGTTCTTCGAGGCCTTTCAGGGTGGGGCAGACGTGGTGATCGGCTCTCGCAACGTTCACGGCGGCGGGGTGGAAGGCTGGGGTCTGGGTCGCCACGTGCTATCGAAGGGGGGGTCGCTCTACGCGCGCAGCATCCTGGGAGTATCGGTGCGCGATCTCACCAGCGGCTACAAGGGCTACACGCGCCGCGCGTTGAACGCCATCGATCTGCCCAGCGTTCACTCCAATGGCTATTCGTTTCAGATCGAAACGACCTATCGTGCCTTGCACCATGGAATGCGAGTCGCCGAAGTGCCCATCGTGTTCGTGGATCGCCGCGCTGGTGAGAGCAAGATGAGCCGTCGCATCTTCGCCGAGGCGGTCGCGATGGTGTGGAAGCTTCGTTGGGCGTCGCTGCGCGGACGGCTCTAG
- a CDS encoding MAPEG family protein, translated as MTIPFWCLAIGILLPYFWAPLSLPERKQRFGRADFHLPRVQAAALEGTGARAMGAHMNAFEALSVFGVSVVVAHLAGADPRWSAVLSVGWVVARLVHGIMYVTDRPSLRTPAFAMGMLCSVGLLGLAIAA; from the coding sequence ATGACGATTCCGTTTTGGTGTTTGGCAATAGGCATTCTCCTTCCGTACTTCTGGGCGCCCCTCTCACTCCCCGAGCGAAAGCAGCGCTTTGGCAGGGCGGACTTCCACCTTCCGCGGGTGCAGGCGGCCGCCCTCGAGGGCACTGGTGCCCGCGCCATGGGGGCGCACATGAACGCCTTCGAGGCGCTGAGCGTGTTTGGTGTCAGCGTGGTCGTGGCGCACCTGGCTGGCGCTGATCCGCGCTGGTCGGCAGTGCTGTCGGTCGGCTGGGTGGTGGCGCGCTTGGTGCACGGGATCATGTACGTGACCGATCGTCCGAGCCTGCGGACGCCCGCGTTCGCCATGGGGATGCTGTGCTCGGTGGGCCTGCTGGGCCTCGCCATCGCAGCTTGA
- a CDS encoding glycosyltransferase family 39 protein encodes MPSTSVPPPAEVIPNERNLDPDLWLRVVCWLVIALSALQILLFSFGRDQSIYATVADGVLHGQMPYRDVWDFKPPGIFVVYALAQALFGKTMLAPRLLEVIGLVAGVFAMREIAYIFLGSRRVGLMGGAVAALIHAQLEFWHSGQPETFGGMLTLFALWVTARDFSRRRRYVQWTLVGVLFGAAFLLKPPLGGGAIVCAVYLAVREARRLERPVAGLIAFVSVGVASLLPLLACAAWFRARGAWPALHWTLFEFTPGYTRLGWTGRGAAEMFYWGLEEAFFRFSALAAFGCIAAIVIRPMHSREREGIFLLLGVISVHVAGIAMQGKFFQYHYAATLPLIALLAGLGLYKLWRRCLGQGLGGPFAFAAFVAVALSMRIAVRDLGSFWDRAALRTSYVLGLSNLHSRELLDKELYRVADYNLDANRLVAAEIRQRVPEGEPIYVWGFEPGLYWLSGRPASSRYIYDVPQRVRWERERARRELMQELRDRPPFLVVVQHGDRFSWVTGDDFDSAEAVATFPELESWLQAGYQKTQSIEDFDLYERRPVP; translated from the coding sequence ATGCCGAGCACATCGGTTCCCCCGCCCGCAGAGGTCATCCCGAACGAGCGCAACCTCGACCCGGACCTGTGGCTGCGGGTGGTGTGCTGGCTGGTGATCGCACTTAGCGCACTGCAGATCTTGTTGTTCTCTTTTGGCCGAGACCAGAGCATCTACGCGACGGTCGCCGATGGTGTGCTGCATGGCCAGATGCCCTACCGCGACGTGTGGGACTTCAAACCCCCTGGCATCTTCGTGGTCTACGCCCTGGCTCAAGCGCTCTTCGGCAAGACCATGCTCGCACCGCGTTTGCTGGAGGTCATTGGCCTCGTTGCAGGCGTCTTCGCCATGCGCGAGATCGCCTACATCTTCTTGGGCAGTCGGCGAGTCGGGCTGATGGGCGGCGCGGTAGCAGCGCTGATTCACGCTCAGCTCGAATTCTGGCACAGCGGGCAACCCGAGACCTTCGGTGGCATGCTGACGCTGTTCGCGCTGTGGGTCACCGCGCGGGATTTCAGCCGTCGGCGTCGCTACGTCCAATGGACCCTCGTCGGCGTGTTGTTTGGCGCAGCTTTCCTGCTCAAGCCGCCGCTGGGCGGGGGCGCCATCGTCTGCGCCGTGTATCTGGCCGTTCGGGAAGCGCGACGTCTGGAGCGGCCGGTGGCCGGGCTCATCGCGTTCGTCAGTGTCGGGGTGGCGAGCTTGCTTCCCTTGCTGGCGTGCGCTGCATGGTTTCGCGCGCGCGGTGCCTGGCCAGCACTACACTGGACGTTGTTCGAGTTCACACCGGGCTACACGCGCCTGGGTTGGACCGGCCGCGGCGCAGCCGAGATGTTCTACTGGGGGCTCGAAGAAGCGTTCTTTCGCTTTTCTGCGTTGGCCGCCTTTGGCTGCATCGCGGCGATCGTGATCCGCCCCATGCATTCCCGGGAGCGAGAGGGCATCTTCCTGCTGCTCGGCGTGATCAGCGTGCACGTCGCTGGCATCGCGATGCAGGGTAAGTTCTTTCAGTACCACTATGCGGCGACCCTGCCCTTGATCGCACTGCTGGCGGGCCTGGGGCTGTACAAGCTGTGGCGACGCTGTCTGGGTCAAGGTCTCGGAGGTCCCTTCGCCTTTGCCGCGTTCGTGGCGGTCGCCCTCAGCATGCGGATCGCGGTGCGCGATCTGGGATCCTTTTGGGATCGCGCGGCCTTGAGGACGTCCTACGTGCTCGGATTGTCGAACCTGCATTCGAGAGAGCTTCTGGACAAAGAGTTGTACCGAGTGGCGGACTACAACTTGGACGCGAACCGCCTGGTGGCGGCAGAGATACGGCAACGGGTGCCCGAGGGAGAACCCATCTACGTCTGGGGCTTCGAGCCGGGCCTCTACTGGCTGTCGGGACGCCCTGCCTCGTCGCGCTACATCTACGACGTGCCCCAACGTGTGCGTTGGGAGCGGGAGCGGGCACGCCGCGAGTTGATGCAAGAGTTGCGCGATCGACCTCCGTTCCTCGTCGTCGTGCAACATGGCGATCGCTTTTCCTGGGTCACTGGTGACGACTTCGACTCGGCCGAGGCCGTTGCGACGTTCCCGGAGCTCGAGAGCTGGCTGCAGGCGGGCTATCAGAAGACCCAGAGCATCGAAGACTTCGATCTGTACGAGCGGCGACCTGTCCCCTGA
- a CDS encoding sigma 54-interacting transcriptional regulator gives MSSESEQRTASYAWAAAEAAGQKPRLLVMWGEHVIARTLERGTVLTLGRSSEASLQVDHASVSRLHAELRIDDLISIRDLGSSNGLRIAGQVLEQGQSHEMHPGQLVAMGAATLVVQPTAIEIRDPGASPTAPSPWPATGPMAEVARLLRLVAPGNVSVLLTGETGVGKEVAAEFVHRCSRRAEGPFIRVNCAALPESLIESEMFGYERGAFTGATGAKPGLFELADGGSLFLDEVGDLPLAVQGKLLRALDLGETQRLGATSTRRVDVRVVSATNRPLAEDVAAGRFRQDLFFRLAAMPVELPPLRHRREEVPGLTRLFLGLAARAAGLPEPPLSESCVRALRTHDFPGNVRELRNMVDRALLLANGGSLAPEHFLLSPQGRPTATDLKSVVKQAERARIEEALRACDGNQTRAAKQLGIGRRTLIDKMHEFGLRRSGR, from the coding sequence ATGAGTTCCGAGTCGGAGCAACGCACTGCGTCGTATGCCTGGGCCGCGGCGGAAGCTGCGGGGCAAAAGCCTCGCCTGTTGGTGATGTGGGGCGAGCACGTGATCGCGCGCACCTTGGAACGCGGAACGGTCCTTACGTTGGGTCGAAGCAGCGAGGCTTCGCTGCAGGTTGACCACGCCTCCGTGTCGCGACTGCATGCGGAGTTGCGCATTGACGATCTGATCTCGATTCGTGACTTGGGGAGCTCCAACGGCTTGCGTATTGCTGGCCAAGTCCTCGAGCAGGGGCAATCCCACGAAATGCATCCGGGGCAGCTGGTGGCAATGGGAGCTGCCACGCTGGTGGTTCAGCCCACGGCCATCGAGATTCGAGACCCCGGAGCATCTCCCACGGCGCCTAGCCCCTGGCCAGCAACGGGCCCGATGGCGGAAGTCGCGCGCCTGCTGCGCCTGGTCGCACCTGGGAATGTCAGTGTGTTGCTCACGGGTGAAACAGGTGTTGGAAAAGAGGTTGCTGCGGAGTTCGTGCACCGCTGCTCTCGGCGCGCCGAGGGACCGTTCATCCGGGTCAATTGCGCGGCGCTGCCGGAGTCGCTCATCGAGAGTGAGATGTTCGGCTATGAACGCGGCGCCTTCACGGGAGCTACCGGGGCCAAGCCAGGTTTGTTCGAGTTGGCCGACGGTGGCAGTCTGTTCTTGGACGAAGTTGGAGATCTCCCCCTCGCCGTGCAGGGAAAGCTGCTTCGCGCGCTCGATCTCGGCGAAACCCAGAGACTTGGCGCGACCAGTACGCGGCGTGTCGACGTTCGGGTAGTTTCCGCAACTAATCGCCCGCTGGCCGAGGACGTGGCCGCCGGGCGCTTTCGCCAAGACTTGTTCTTTCGCCTGGCGGCCATGCCGGTCGAACTTCCGCCACTGCGTCACAGGCGAGAGGAAGTCCCCGGACTCACGCGGCTCTTCTTGGGGCTTGCCGCACGAGCTGCGGGTCTGCCCGAGCCGCCTCTTTCGGAAAGCTGCGTGCGCGCGCTTCGAACCCATGACTTTCCAGGCAACGTTCGGGAACTGCGCAACATGGTCGACCGCGCCTTGCTGCTCGCCAATGGCGGAAGCTTGGCGCCGGAGCATTTCCTGCTCTCCCCGCAAGGCCGGCCGACTGCAACCGACTTGAAAAGCGTCGTGAAGCAAGCCGAGCGTGCGCGGATCGAAGAAGCGTTGCGCGCTTGCGATGGCAACCAGACACGGGCCGCGAAACAGCTGGGCATCGGCCGGCGTACGCTGATCGACAAGATGCATGAGTTTGGCCTTCGCCGCTCGGGCCGCTGA
- a CDS encoding SRPBCC family protein — MSRTFLGVTLALGFLVTAPAASAAPDAEATRLMKKRDSERYELETKHSSTKAGAARVHVAAPIAVVKKVVQDFRHYEDFIKKFDKAKVVGRDGDKTDVYLQVPILKGAAKVWAVVRFEPMKKVGNEYILQGSMVKGNVKRMDATWRLKQIDEDDTQLHLELLILPKLPVPGSLVTGEVAYAADEAVMGTRNRAEKKRKKK; from the coding sequence ATGTCTCGCACTTTCCTCGGCGTCACGCTGGCCCTTGGCTTCCTTGTGACGGCACCCGCGGCCAGTGCCGCGCCCGATGCGGAAGCCACGCGCTTGATGAAGAAGCGCGATAGCGAGCGCTACGAGCTCGAGACCAAGCACAGCAGCACGAAGGCTGGGGCCGCGCGCGTTCACGTTGCCGCGCCTATTGCCGTGGTCAAGAAGGTGGTCCAGGACTTCCGCCACTATGAAGACTTCATCAAGAAGTTCGACAAGGCGAAGGTCGTAGGTCGAGACGGTGACAAGACCGACGTGTACCTGCAGGTGCCGATTCTGAAGGGCGCCGCCAAGGTCTGGGCAGTGGTTCGCTTCGAGCCGATGAAGAAGGTCGGCAACGAGTACATCCTGCAAGGCAGCATGGTGAAGGGAAACGTCAAGCGCATGGACGCCACCTGGCGCCTCAAGCAGATCGACGAAGATGACACGCAGCTACATCTCGAACTCTTGATCCTGCCGAAGCTACCCGTGCCGGGTTCCTTGGTCACCGGTGAGGTGGCCTACGCAGCCGACGAAGCCGTGATGGGCACGCGCAACCGCGCCGAGAAGAAGCGAAAGAAGAAGTAG